In Paracoccus aerodenitrificans, the following are encoded in one genomic region:
- a CDS encoding uracil-DNA glycosylase — MESGLTWRGVEIDGWTALALLEWQREMGADDVMLDSTTDRTALPTAKPAPAQPAPAQPATATRSHDPHPEEDHVGLAESLAAQAATLDDLAEAQQGFDGLELKKGARNFVFSDGNPAARVMIIGEAPGEEEDAQGKPFVGRAGQLLDRMLDAIGMGRALPDATRAVYIANVLKWRPPGNRRPTPHEIALSLPFLRRQVELADPEIVVLMGNTPCAAALNREGITRLRGNWTEAFGRPALPMTHPAYLLRNPIAKREAWADLLSLADRLVL; from the coding sequence ATGGAATCGGGACTGACATGGCGCGGCGTCGAGATCGACGGCTGGACGGCGCTCGCTTTGCTGGAATGGCAGCGCGAGATGGGTGCCGATGATGTCATGCTGGACAGCACAACCGACCGGACCGCGCTTCCCACTGCAAAGCCTGCCCCCGCACAGCCTGCGCCCGCACAGCCTGCCACCGCAACCCGGTCGCATGATCCTCACCCCGAAGAAGATCATGTCGGCCTCGCCGAATCGCTGGCGGCGCAGGCAGCGACGCTGGACGATCTGGCCGAGGCTCAGCAGGGTTTCGACGGGCTGGAGCTGAAGAAAGGTGCGCGGAATTTCGTCTTTTCAGACGGCAATCCGGCCGCGCGGGTGATGATTATCGGCGAGGCTCCGGGGGAAGAGGAAGACGCGCAGGGCAAGCCCTTTGTCGGTCGTGCCGGTCAATTGCTGGACCGGATGCTTGACGCAATCGGCATGGGCCGGGCCCTGCCGGATGCGACGCGGGCAGTTTATATCGCCAATGTGCTGAAATGGCGTCCGCCGGGTAATCGCCGCCCCACCCCGCATGAAATTGCGCTGTCCCTGCCGTTTCTTCGCCGTCAGGTCGAGCTGGCCGATCCCGAGATCGTCGTGCTGATGGGGAACACGCCCTGCGCCGCCGCGCTGAACCGCGAGGGGATCACAAGATTGCGCGGCAACTGGACCGAAGCTTTCGGCCGACCTGCCTTGCCCATGACGCACCCGGCCTATCTGCTGCGCAACCCTATCGCTAAGCGGGAAGCCTGGGCGGATCTTCTGTCACTGGCAGACCGGCTGGTTCTGTAG
- a CDS encoding aspartate carbamoyltransferase catalytic subunit, giving the protein MTFRARHLLGIEPLSPPEIVTILDLAESYVDLNRRTIKHSDALQGMTQINMFFENSTRTQSSFELAGKRLGADVMNMAVAQSSVKKGETLIDTALTLNAMHPDLLVVRHPQSGAVNLLAEKVNCAVLNAGDGRHEHPTQALLDALTIRRAKGRLQRLTVAICGDIAHSRVARSNLILLGKMENRIRLVGPSTLMPAGAADLGVEVYEDMREALDGADVVMMLRLQKERMDGGFIPSEREYYHRWGLDADKLSHARPDAIVMHPGPMNRGVEIDGTIADDINRSVIQDQVEMGVAVRMAAMDLLARNLRADRGARAAESNHV; this is encoded by the coding sequence ATGACGTTCCGCGCCCGCCATCTTCTGGGGATAGAACCGCTGTCGCCGCCGGAAATCGTGACGATTCTGGATCTTGCCGAAAGCTATGTCGATCTGAACCGACGCACGATCAAGCATTCCGATGCTCTTCAGGGCATGACGCAGATCAATATGTTCTTCGAAAACTCGACCCGCACCCAGTCCAGCTTCGAGCTGGCCGGAAAACGTCTGGGCGCGGATGTCATGAATATGGCGGTGGCGCAATCCAGCGTGAAAAAGGGCGAGACGCTGATCGACACGGCATTGACGCTGAATGCGATGCACCCGGATCTTCTTGTGGTGCGGCATCCGCAATCCGGCGCGGTCAACCTTCTGGCGGAGAAGGTCAATTGCGCGGTGCTGAATGCAGGCGACGGGCGGCATGAGCATCCGACTCAGGCCCTGCTGGATGCGCTGACCATCCGCCGGGCAAAGGGCCGGTTGCAGCGCCTGACCGTGGCGATCTGCGGCGATATCGCGCATAGCCGCGTGGCGCGCTCGAACCTGATCCTGCTTGGCAAGATGGAGAACCGTATCCGGCTGGTCGGCCCCTCGACACTGATGCCCGCAGGTGCCGCCGATCTGGGCGTCGAGGTCTATGAGGATATGCGCGAGGCGCTTGACGGTGCCGATGTCGTCATGATGCTGCGCCTTCAGAAAGAGCGGATGGATGGCGGGTTCATCCCGTCTGAGCGGGAATATTACCATCGCTGGGGGCTTGATGCGGACAAGCTGTCCCATGCCAGGCCCGACGCCATCGTCATGCATCCCGGCCCGATGAATCGCGGTGTCGAGATCGACGGAACGATTGCCGATGACATTAATCGCAGCGTGATTCAGGATCAGGTCGAAATGGGCGTTGCCGTCCGGATGGCCGCAATGGATCTGCTGGCCCGGAATCTGCGTGCAGATCGTGGGGCGCGGGCCGCCGAGAGCAATCATGTCTGA
- a CDS encoding aspartate carbamoyltransferase catalytic subunit, translating into MSEGSSLKTDAPVAGHSGWQGILDEGETILWQGQPDHRFRFEVENTGRLLFFVFFVGFAVFWMYMAAKADIFFSLFGLIFVAVGSYNLLSLTIMPSYIRSRTWYTLTDRRAIVATDIPVQGRRLVSYPIDRGTPVEYMPGPPPSVLIGGNKDTGFHYIDDAEHVMTLIRDIQKRAPAALEGQPA; encoded by the coding sequence ATGTCTGAGGGGTCCTCTCTGAAAACCGACGCTCCGGTCGCGGGCCATTCCGGGTGGCAGGGTATTTTGGATGAAGGAGAAACAATCCTCTGGCAGGGTCAGCCCGACCACCGTTTCCGGTTCGAGGTCGAGAATACCGGCAGGCTGCTTTTCTTTGTGTTTTTCGTCGGATTTGCCGTTTTCTGGATGTATATGGCGGCGAAGGCCGATATTTTCTTTTCGCTGTTCGGCCTGATTTTCGTCGCGGTCGGATCCTATAATCTGCTCAGCCTGACGATCATGCCAAGCTATATCCGTTCACGCACATGGTACACGCTGACCGACCGCCGCGCGATTGTCGCGACGGATATTCCGGTTCAGGGACGGCGGCTGGTCAGCTATCCGATCGATCGCGGAACGCCGGTCGAGTACATGCCCGGCCCGCCACCCTCTGTGCTGATCGGCGGCAACAAGGATACCGGGTTCCATTATATCGACGATGCCGAACATGTCATGACGCTGATCCGCGACATACAGAAGCGGGCCCCGGCTGCCTTGGAAGGACAACCGGCATGA
- the pyrC gene encoding dihydroorotase, which yields MILHFSDARLIDPETGTAEPGSLTVEDGVITARDGAAPDGAAIVECRGHCLAPGIIDWGVKVGEPGERHKESYASAGRAAAAGGVTTMVIRPDTLPPVDSPESLDFVVKRSADSIVRARHMAALTKGRAGQEMVEMAFLRDAGAVAFTDGVRVVSDTRLMTRCMTYARGLGALIIGHPQEPILSRGSAATKGKFASLYGIPDVSPVAELMGLQRDLALVGMTGARYHADQITTAAALAPLRRARDAGLDVTAGISIHHLTLNEFDIGDYRTFFRFTPPLRSEDDRLAMVQAVADGEIDVIASFHTPQDEESKRLPFAEAAPGAVGLQTLLPAAMRLYHQGGLDLPLLFRAMSLNPARRLGLDAGRISAGTPADLVLFDPDAPFIMDRFRLESKSKNTPFDEARMQGRVIGTWVGGQRVFG from the coding sequence ATGATCCTGCATTTCTCCGATGCCCGGCTGATCGATCCCGAAACCGGAACCGCTGAGCCCGGCAGTTTGACGGTCGAGGATGGCGTCATCACGGCGCGGGACGGCGCTGCACCTGACGGGGCTGCAATCGTCGAGTGCCGCGGGCATTGCCTTGCGCCCGGTATCATTGACTGGGGCGTCAAGGTTGGCGAGCCCGGAGAGCGGCACAAGGAATCCTATGCCAGTGCGGGCCGCGCCGCAGCAGCCGGCGGGGTTACCACGATGGTGATCCGGCCCGATACGCTGCCGCCCGTGGACAGTCCCGAAAGCCTCGATTTCGTGGTCAAGCGCTCTGCCGATTCCATCGTCCGGGCGCGGCATATGGCGGCGCTGACGAAGGGTCGCGCGGGGCAGGAAATGGTCGAAATGGCTTTCTTGCGGGATGCCGGTGCGGTTGCCTTTACCGATGGCGTCCGGGTTGTTTCCGACACAAGGCTGATGACCCGCTGCATGACATATGCGCGTGGTCTGGGTGCCCTGATCATCGGTCATCCGCAGGAACCTATCTTGTCGCGCGGCAGCGCCGCCACGAAGGGCAAATTCGCGTCGCTTTACGGTATCCCCGATGTGTCACCCGTCGCCGAGCTGATGGGGCTTCAGCGCGATCTCGCTCTCGTCGGCATGACGGGCGCGCGGTATCATGCGGATCAGATCACCACTGCTGCTGCTCTGGCACCTTTGCGACGGGCGCGGGATGCGGGGCTGGATGTGACGGCGGGCATCTCGATCCATCACCTTACGCTGAATGAGTTCGATATCGGGGATTATCGCACCTTCTTCCGTTTTACCCCTCCGCTCCGCTCCGAAGATGACCGGCTGGCGATGGTGCAGGCTGTCGCGGATGGAGAAATCGACGTGATCGCGTCCTTCCATACGCCTCAGGATGAGGAATCGAAGCGGCTGCCCTTTGCCGAGGCGGCTCCGGGTGCGGTCGGGCTGCAAACCCTACTGCCGGCGGCGATGCGACTTTATCATCAGGGCGGGCTGGATCTGCCGCTGCTGTTTCGCGCCATGTCGCTGAACCCGGCCCGGCGGCTGGGGCTGGATGCCGGGCGTATCTCGGCCGGTACACCGGCTGATCTGGTGCTGTTCGATCCGGACGCGCCTTTCATCATGGACCGGTTCCGGCTGGAGTCGAAATCGAAGAATACGCCCTTCGATGAGGCAAGGATGCAGGGCCGCGTCATCGGCACATGGGTCGGTGGGCAGAGGGTGTTTGGATGA
- the plsY gene encoding glycerol-3-phosphate 1-O-acyltransferase PlsY, with translation MGRWAEGVWMSAAIWTVIGYLIGSVPFGIVITRALGLGDLRQIGSGNIGATNVLRTGHKGAALATLLLDSGKGAIAVLLARHFGGDIAAVLAGAAAFLGHCFPVWLGFRGGKGVATFLGTLIALQWQIGLAACAIWAVVAAISRISSLSALMAAALSPLMAALMGWYHVALAALFMAALIFWRHRANIRRLREGTEPKIGAGR, from the coding sequence ATGGGTCGGTGGGCAGAGGGTGTTTGGATGAGCGCGGCGATCTGGACCGTCATCGGGTATTTGATCGGCTCGGTGCCGTTCGGGATTGTGATCACGCGTGCGCTTGGTCTTGGGGATCTGCGGCAGATCGGTTCGGGCAATATCGGGGCAACTAATGTTCTGCGGACGGGCCATAAGGGAGCCGCGCTGGCGACGCTGCTGCTGGATAGCGGCAAGGGCGCGATTGCGGTTCTGCTGGCCCGACATTTCGGCGGCGATATTGCGGCGGTGCTGGCCGGAGCAGCGGCGTTTCTGGGCCATTGCTTTCCGGTCTGGCTGGGATTTCGGGGCGGCAAGGGGGTTGCGACCTTTCTGGGAACGCTGATCGCCCTGCAATGGCAGATTGGCCTTGCCGCCTGCGCGATCTGGGCTGTGGTGGCGGCAATCAGCCGGATCAGCTCGCTTTCTGCACTGATGGCAGCCGCGTTGTCGCCGTTGATGGCGGCGCTGATGGGCTGGTATCATGTGGCACTGGCCGCGCTGTTCATGGCGGCCCTGATCTTCTGGCGGCATCGGGCGAATATCAGGCGGCTGCGCGAGGGGACCGAACCGAAGATCGGCGCAGGCCGATAA
- a CDS encoding dienelactone hydrolase family protein: MKSMIAVFGLLAGAGAALAGEPVDYSVGDREFEGYVAKADSPRGSVILIHDWDGLTDYEKQRADMLAEQGYNAFAVDLYGKGVRPNSVEGNRAETQKLYDDRETMRSLMTAGLEAAATQDVVSPVIAGYCFGGAVALEVARQQPEQVQGYAIFHGSLGTPEGQDYSAAKAPLRIYHGGADTGPDMATFANFVNELEAAGTPYKAEIYAGAPHAFTVFGSDRYREEADQRSWADFLVFLGETNPGP; encoded by the coding sequence ATGAAATCCATGATTGCAGTGTTTGGGCTTCTTGCGGGAGCCGGTGCGGCGCTGGCAGGTGAGCCGGTTGATTACTCTGTCGGCGACCGTGAGTTTGAGGGCTATGTGGCGAAAGCCGACAGTCCCAGAGGTTCGGTCATTCTGATCCATGACTGGGACGGGCTGACCGATTACGAAAAACAGCGTGCCGATATGCTGGCTGAGCAGGGGTATAACGCGTTTGCCGTCGATCTTTACGGGAAGGGCGTCCGGCCCAACTCGGTTGAGGGAAATCGGGCCGAAACCCAGAAGCTTTACGATGATCGCGAAACCATGCGCAGCCTGATGACCGCAGGGCTTGAGGCTGCGGCGACTCAGGATGTGGTGTCGCCGGTGATTGCGGGTTACTGCTTTGGCGGAGCGGTGGCTTTGGAGGTCGCGCGGCAGCAGCCCGAACAGGTGCAGGGTTATGCGATCTTTCACGGCAGTCTGGGCACGCCCGAGGGTCAGGATTACAGCGCTGCGAAAGCTCCGCTGAGGATCTATCACGGCGGTGCGGATACCGGGCCGGATATGGCGACCTTCGCCAATTTCGTGAATGAGTTGGAGGCTGCGGGAACGCCCTATAAGGCGGAGATCTATGCCGGTGCGCCGCATGCGTTTACGGTTTTCGGATCCGACCGTTACCGCGAGGAAGCCGATCAGCGGAGTTGGGCCGATTTTCTGGTGTTTCTTGGCGAAACCAATCCGGGGCCGTGA
- a CDS encoding HlyD family type I secretion periplasmic adaptor subunit has product MTQSPPARQWSAQGPFLLGLAALVILFAGFGTWAVAARISGAVIATGQIEVEQQRQIVQHPDGGVVENIHVRDGSSVQAGDVLIRLDGSLLRSELKIIEAQYYEILARRGRLEAERDDADRIIFPPALTEAAERTKELQSLMDGQASLFDTRRLTLQQSLHQLAAQAEQIGAQIQGISAQYDALTLQRDLIAQELADQRLLLEKGLAQSSRVLALEREAASIDGRIGEILAMKAQAETRQTEISITRIQAKSERREQAEAALRDLGYRELELAERRRALTGQLNRLEITAPVSGIVHELQITARRSVLRPADPILSIVPQDRPLVIGARILPLHIDEVFPGQRVKLRLAAFNSATTPEIDGVLNRVSADALMDETTRTSYYRAEIAIPAEQRDRLGDLALVPGMPVEVYIQTGERSPASYLVKPFTDYFVRAFRES; this is encoded by the coding sequence GTGACGCAATCCCCGCCGGCCCGCCAATGGTCTGCGCAAGGGCCTTTTCTGCTTGGTCTTGCAGCGTTGGTTATTCTGTTCGCAGGGTTCGGAACATGGGCCGTGGCAGCGCGAATTTCCGGTGCCGTTATCGCCACAGGACAGATAGAGGTCGAACAGCAGCGTCAGATCGTGCAGCACCCGGACGGGGGTGTCGTCGAAAACATCCATGTCAGAGACGGGTCCAGCGTTCAGGCGGGTGACGTGCTTATCCGTCTGGACGGCAGCTTGCTACGCAGCGAGCTGAAAATAATCGAGGCCCAGTATTACGAAATCCTAGCCCGGCGCGGACGGCTGGAGGCAGAGCGAGATGATGCGGACCGGATCATCTTCCCTCCCGCCCTGACCGAAGCTGCCGAGCGGACCAAAGAACTTCAGTCACTTATGGACGGACAGGCCAGCCTGTTCGACACACGCCGCTTAACACTTCAACAATCGCTTCATCAGCTTGCTGCGCAGGCTGAACAGATCGGTGCGCAGATCCAAGGAATATCGGCCCAATATGACGCATTGACCTTGCAACGTGACCTGATCGCGCAAGAACTTGCGGATCAGCGATTGCTTCTGGAAAAGGGATTGGCGCAATCGTCTCGCGTCCTTGCCCTTGAGCGAGAGGCTGCATCGATTGACGGCCGCATCGGCGAGATACTGGCGATGAAGGCGCAGGCGGAAACCCGTCAGACAGAGATTTCGATCACCCGGATTCAGGCGAAAAGCGAGCGGCGCGAGCAGGCCGAAGCTGCGTTGCGCGATCTTGGTTATCGGGAACTGGAACTGGCCGAGCGAAGGCGTGCGCTGACCGGGCAACTGAACCGGCTTGAGATCACTGCGCCCGTATCGGGGATTGTGCATGAATTGCAGATCACTGCCCGGCGTTCGGTCCTGCGCCCCGCCGATCCGATCCTGTCTATCGTGCCTCAGGACAGGCCGCTTGTCATCGGCGCACGCATTCTGCCTTTGCATATCGACGAGGTTTTTCCAGGTCAGCGCGTGAAGCTTCGTCTCGCGGCCTTCAACTCAGCCACGACGCCGGAAATCGACGGTGTCCTGAACCGCGTTTCCGCCGACGCGCTTATGGATGAAACAACGCGAACATCCTATTATCGGGCCGAAATCGCCATTCCTGCCGAACAGCGCGACAGGCTTGGCGATCTGGCTTTGGTTCCGGGCATGCCGGTCGAGGTCTATATTCAGACAGGCGAGCGCAGCCCGGCCAGTTATCTGGTGAAACCGTTCACCGATTACTTTGTCCGGGCCTTCCGTGAATCCTGA
- a CDS encoding type I secretion system permease/ATPase: MVFSPDNKGFAELRAAYGGSWGLLMSVAVFSLTVNILMLTGPLFMLQVYDRVLGSRSVETLVALFFLVIFLFAIMGMVDLARGRIMQRISLRVQQRLERRVFAATLEDGLATGSEAVARGGMRDLEAIRTAIASPVSLALFDLPFAPVYLVAVFIFHPMLGAVATAGGAILIAAAVANQFCGKRVQKRASIAAQSAERMSDMFRNEGELIGSLGMREASFARWSAKRLSAAQDALSAADTAQLFTVFSRVFRLFLQSAMLAAGAWLVLRQELTPGAMIAASIVMGRALQPVEIVIGQWGLVQRAQDSGKRLGALLSRHPPLPARIALPRPEAGLEISQLAVIPPGQRIPVLRGISMSLAPGQAIGVIGPSGSGKSSLARALTGSWGPAAGSIRLGGATLDQFPPDEVGRLIGYLPQRVTLFDGTVAENIARLENEPDPQRTVRAATAAAAHEMIMRLPRGYDTPLMQAGGQLSGGQMQRIGLARALYSEPVLLVLDEPNSNLDHEGSQALNLAIRQIKAQGGAVVIMAHRPAAIAECDLLLVLENGMIRNLGPRDEVLQSTVRNASEFRSVRTAGGAA; this comes from the coding sequence ATGGTCTTTTCGCCTGACAACAAGGGATTCGCGGAATTACGCGCAGCATATGGCGGGTCATGGGGTCTGCTGATGTCGGTCGCGGTGTTTTCCCTGACCGTGAATATCTTGATGCTGACCGGCCCGCTTTTCATGCTTCAGGTCTATGACCGCGTGTTGGGCTCTCGGTCGGTCGAAACACTGGTTGCGCTGTTTTTTCTTGTGATCTTCCTGTTCGCGATCATGGGTATGGTCGATCTGGCACGGGGCCGGATCATGCAGCGGATCTCACTGCGCGTTCAGCAAAGACTGGAACGCAGGGTTTTCGCGGCGACGCTTGAAGACGGGCTTGCCACCGGCTCGGAAGCCGTCGCGCGGGGCGGAATGCGCGATCTCGAAGCGATCCGCACCGCGATTGCTTCTCCGGTCAGTCTCGCCCTGTTCGATCTGCCATTTGCCCCGGTCTATCTTGTAGCGGTGTTCATCTTCCACCCAATGCTCGGCGCGGTCGCAACCGCGGGCGGGGCGATCCTGATCGCCGCCGCTGTCGCGAACCAGTTCTGTGGGAAACGGGTCCAGAAACGCGCCTCGATTGCGGCTCAGTCAGCCGAGCGCATGTCCGATATGTTCCGCAATGAAGGCGAATTGATCGGTTCTCTCGGCATGCGCGAGGCAAGCTTTGCACGGTGGAGCGCAAAACGACTGAGTGCGGCGCAGGACGCGTTGTCAGCCGCCGATACGGCGCAGCTTTTCACGGTGTTCTCACGGGTATTCCGCCTCTTCTTGCAAAGCGCCATGCTGGCAGCCGGGGCCTGGCTGGTGCTGCGTCAGGAATTAACGCCGGGCGCGATGATCGCTGCCTCAATCGTCATGGGACGCGCACTGCAACCGGTTGAAATCGTCATCGGTCAATGGGGCCTCGTTCAACGTGCACAGGACAGCGGGAAACGACTTGGAGCGTTGCTGTCGCGGCATCCGCCACTGCCCGCCCGGATCGCCCTGCCCCGCCCCGAGGCCGGGCTGGAGATCAGCCAGCTTGCCGTCATCCCGCCGGGACAGCGCATCCCCGTTCTGCGAGGTATTTCCATGTCGCTGGCACCGGGTCAGGCAATCGGCGTCATCGGCCCCTCCGGCTCAGGAAAATCCAGCCTTGCCCGTGCGCTGACCGGCTCATGGGGGCCTGCGGCGGGATCAATCCGCCTCGGCGGGGCAACGCTCGATCAATTCCCCCCTGATGAGGTGGGCCGCCTGATCGGCTATCTGCCGCAGCGGGTTACCCTGTTCGACGGCACTGTCGCGGAAAACATCGCCCGGCTGGAAAATGAGCCCGATCCGCAGCGTACCGTCCGGGCGGCGACGGCTGCCGCCGCTCATGAGATGATCATGAGGCTGCCCCGGGGCTACGACACGCCGCTGATGCAAGCGGGCGGTCAGCTTTCAGGCGGACAGATGCAGCGCATCGGTCTGGCGCGGGCGCTCTATTCCGAACCGGTCCTGCTTGTTCTGGATGAGCCGAATTCCAATCTGGACCATGAGGGCTCGCAGGCGCTGAATCTGGCGATAAGGCAGATCAAGGCGCAGGGCGGCGCGGTGGTGATCATGGCCCATCGTCCAGCCGCGATTGCCGAGTGCGATCTGCTTCTGGTGCTGGAAAACGGCATGATCCGCAATCTGGGTCCGCGTGACGAAGTGCTGCAAAGCACCGTCCGGAACGCCAGCGAATTTCGCAGCGTCAGGACAGCCGGAGGGGCGGCGTGA
- a CDS encoding transglycosylase domain-containing protein: protein MAEPPRKRRPVVAERRYSNPTKPSGKSPRGKRGRRAPVRRGNAITRGVSGFFSLIWKTIFRTVWFSALAVFLIIGVATFFYYSQLPEPSALFDGRARGGVTMLDREGEVFAWRGETFGSLSPDQISPSLRNAVVATEDRRFYSHLGIDPRGIAGAIRINLTEGRGPLEGNGGSTITQQVAKLLCLGESFDPTRWKDEAEYEADCRATTLWRKVKEVPFSFAMEIKYTKDEILNIYMNRSYLGGGARGFEAAAERYFNKHASDVSVAESAMLAGLLKAPSYFAPTSDIERAQDRAGVVLQLMHEQDRITNAEYEEARANPAVLSQAARARAGGYFADWLMESGPGFLTTETTEDVTILTTFDQEVQQAAERALKRIFDEKVREGSKAEAAVVVLSADGAVRAMIGGRDTVVQGVFNRATQAKRQTGSSFKPFVYAAALDQGMTPQDYVHDGPLTIRNWSPQNYTRRFYGDVTLTTALSRSLNTATIRLQEKAGRASVLRIAEEFGVGSDLPDVPSLGLGVFDSTLLEMTGAYAGIRNGGRAVRPYGVVELRVRGEDSPMIAKTGGMGQRVISQQAAAGLITMMREVIQNGTGGRAKLGERDAAGKTGTTSSYRDAWFIGFTDQFVTGVWMGYDDNTPLTGVTGGGLPAEIWQAVMSEISEGQPLQPLGRFVGDEGSRIGDGVAPSVRGDDALAGALSAALSNMQGGSAAAPPGQPLVAGSGEPLADALSQALGQPAQGNAPQTPERTVRSTDAGRGVSNAPETPENDPLSDILRGIDGLN, encoded by the coding sequence ATGGCAGAACCTCCCCGCAAACGCCGCCCCGTGGTGGCCGAACGGCGCTATTCGAACCCGACCAAACCGTCCGGCAAATCGCCGCGCGGCAAGCGCGGGCGTCGCGCGCCGGTGAGGCGCGGCAACGCGATAACGCGCGGTGTCAGCGGTTTCTTTTCCCTGATCTGGAAAACCATCTTCCGGACCGTCTGGTTTTCGGCACTGGCCGTCTTCCTGATTATCGGCGTCGCGACCTTCTTCTATTATTCGCAACTGCCGGAACCCTCTGCCCTGTTCGATGGCCGCGCCCGGGGCGGCGTCACCATGCTGGACCGCGAGGGTGAGGTGTTCGCCTGGCGGGGCGAAACATTCGGCTCGCTCTCTCCGGACCAGATCTCGCCTTCGCTGCGCAATGCGGTGGTGGCAACCGAGGATCGGCGCTTCTACAGCCATCTCGGGATCGATCCGCGCGGTATCGCAGGCGCGATCAGGATCAACCTCACCGAGGGTCGCGGTCCGCTGGAGGGTAATGGCGGCTCCACCATCACCCAACAGGTCGCGAAGCTTCTGTGCCTTGGCGAAAGCTTCGATCCGACTCGCTGGAAAGACGAAGCCGAATATGAGGCCGATTGCCGCGCCACGACGCTGTGGCGGAAGGTCAAGGAAGTCCCGTTCTCCTTCGCGATGGAGATCAAGTACACCAAGGACGAGATCCTCAATATCTATATGAACCGCTCATATCTCGGCGGTGGTGCACGCGGTTTCGAAGCCGCGGCAGAGCGTTATTTCAACAAACACGCCTCGGACGTTTCCGTTGCGGAATCGGCGATGCTGGCCGGGCTTCTGAAGGCCCCAAGCTATTTCGCACCGACCTCGGATATCGAGCGTGCGCAGGACCGCGCGGGCGTCGTGCTGCAACTCATGCATGAACAGGACCGGATCACCAATGCCGAATATGAAGAGGCAAGGGCGAATCCAGCCGTGCTGTCTCAGGCAGCACGGGCACGCGCCGGCGGATATTTCGCTGACTGGCTGATGGAATCGGGACCGGGCTTCCTGACCACGGAGACCACGGAAGATGTGACCATCCTGACCACGTTCGATCAGGAGGTTCAGCAAGCCGCCGAACGTGCACTGAAACGGATCTTCGATGAAAAGGTCCGCGAGGGGTCAAAGGCTGAAGCGGCAGTGGTTGTTCTGTCCGCCGATGGTGCTGTCCGCGCCATGATCGGAGGTCGCGACACGGTGGTTCAGGGCGTGTTCAACCGCGCAACGCAGGCGAAGCGCCAGACCGGTTCCAGCTTCAAGCCGTTTGTCTATGCGGCAGCGCTCGATCAGGGGATGACCCCGCAGGATTACGTCCATGACGGCCCGCTGACGATCCGCAACTGGTCGCCGCAGAACTATACACGGCGCTTTTATGGAGATGTCACGCTGACGACAGCGCTTTCACGCTCTCTGAATACGGCGACGATCCGACTTCAGGAAAAAGCCGGACGGGCCTCTGTCCTGCGCATTGCCGAGGAATTCGGCGTGGGCAGCGATCTGCCCGATGTTCCCTCTCTGGGTCTGGGCGTGTTCGATTCGACCTTGCTTGAGATGACCGGCGCCTATGCGGGCATCCGAAATGGCGGTCGCGCGGTCCGGCCCTACGGCGTTGTAGAACTGCGTGTGCGCGGCGAGGACAGCCCGATGATCGCCAAGACCGGCGGGATGGGGCAACGCGTCATTTCTCAGCAGGCCGCTGCCGGGCTGATCACCATGATGCGCGAGGTGATCCAGAACGGCACTGGCGGACGCGCCAAGCTTGGTGAGCGGGATGCGGCGGGCAAGACCGGGACAACCTCGTCCTATCGCGATGCGTGGTTCATCGGCTTTACCGATCAGTTCGTGACCGGCGTCTGGATGGGCTATGACGACAATACCCCCCTGACCGGCGTGACCGGAGGCGGCCTGCCTGCGGAAATCTGGCAGGCGGTGATGTCCGAGATCAGCGAAGGCCAGCCGCTTCAGCCGCTTGGGCGGTTTGTCGGCGACGAGGGCTCGCGGATCGGCGATGGCGTCGCACCATCGGTCCGTGGCGACGATGCTCTGGCCGGAGCGCTGAGTGCCGCGCTGTCGAATATGCAGGGCGGTTCGGCCGCAGCGCCTCCGGGCCAGCCTCTGGTAGCGGGTTCCGGAGAGCCGCTGGCGGATGCGCTGTCACAGGCGCTTGGACAGCCCGCACAGGGCAATGCCCCGCAAACGCCCGAGCGGACAGTCCGCTCGACCGATGCGGGCAGAGGCGTCAGCAACGCACCTGAAACACCCGAAAACGACCCGCTGAGCGACATATTGCGGGGCATTGACGGGCTGAATTAA